The genomic window TAGCAAACGGATAATGTCCTCCGCGGCGTTGGATTGTTCGCCTCGATCGCTGCGTTCCTGTTTGCCTTCCTCCGAATGCCGCTGCAGTTCGCTGTCGACCTTGGCTTGATCTTCGGCTTCTCGACTCCGCCGCCGCTGGCTCATCGATTCATGTTCGTCGTCCTCGATGATCTCCGCCAGCAAGGGTTCGGCCTGCTGCACCGGAGGCTGATAGGGCGGAGCCTGTTGGGCCCTCCGCTCGGCTCGCGGCAGACGTTCGGTGGCGCGATCGGTGTACTGCGGCGCGGCGGGCCGCGTGGCCTGCTGCTGCTGAGCGTTGCGCTGGTTGGCGCGTTGCTGCCGTCGTTCGGCAGCGCGGCGGAGGAACTCTTCGATATCTCCGGCCATGATGACCCTCGGTATTTAAGCCCGACCTGGAACCGGTCGAGCTTTAGTGGGATAGGTTGGAGGCGGAATAGGCGTCGGTGCTTTCTTTGCTGGTCACCGCCAACGCCTTTCGCATCTCGGTGTCGGCGCTGATGTTCTGCAATTTGAAGTAGTCCAGAATTCCCAGTTTGCCGGATCGGAAAGCATCGGCCATGGCTTCCGGCACGGCGGCTTGAGCGAGCACCAATTGAGCCCGGCTCTCTTCGACCTTGGCTTCCATTTCTTTTTCGGCAGCCACCGCCGATGCGCGTTTGTTTTCCGCTCGAGCTCGCGCGACCTGGGTGTCGGCTTCCGCTTGATCGGCTTGCAGGCGAGCCCCAATGTTGGCGCCAACGTCGATGTCGGCGATGTCGATGGAGACGATTTCGAAAGCGGTTTGCGAGTCCAAGCGTTTGGCCAACACGGCTTTACTGATCACGTCCGGGTTTTCCAACACCGCCTTGTGACTGGCCGCACTACCGATCGCACTGACGATGCCTTCGCCGACCCGCGCGATAATCGTCTCCTCGGTCGCCCCACCAATTAACTGTTGCAAGTTGGCTCGGACCGTCACGCGAGCTTTGACCTTCAACTGGATGCCGTCTTTGGCGACCGCATCCAGCGAAGCTTTGGCGGAGCCTCGCGGCGGACAGTCGATGACTTTGGGATAAACGCTGGTCTGCACCGATTCCAGCACGTCACGGCCGGCCAAGTCGATCGCCGTGGCTTCCTTAAAGGTCAAGCTGATCGTTTTGGCTTTTTTGGCCGCGATCAACGCCCGCGTTACCTGCTGTACGTTACCCCCGGCCAGGGCATGCGCTTCCAGGGCTCGCGTGGTTAGGTCCGGATCGGACAGCCCTGACTGCACCGACATGATCTTGGCACGCACGATGCCGCGGGTGTTGACTTTGCGAAACGTCATCCCGATCAAGTCCAGGAAACCGACTTTGGCGCCCGTCAGCAAGGACTGAATCCACAGCCCAAAATAGCTGGCAAACACGCCAAACAGGACCAGCACAAAGGCCACGACCACCAGCGCCGCAATGATCAGCCACATCATTCCCGATGCCGCATCCTGGGCCAGCAGGTTCAGATTCAGTACGTCCACGGTGCTACTCATAGAGATTTGTTAAGGAAGGACCCGATAGGCCTATGTTATACGATATTCCCCAGCCCCCGTGGGATAGGGGGACAAAGGAAACGATCCCCCGTAGCTACCGTCGCCAGACGGTGGGACAGCCACGCCCGTAGCTACCGTCGCCAGACGGGGGGACCGCCGCTGCTTCCCCAGGCTGGAAGCCTAGGCTACGTGGCGGCCGGGTCGTCCTCGACAGTCCGCCACCGGCCGTCGACCAGCCGCTGCTGGAGACGGAAGCCGGACTTGTAGTTCAGGTGCCGATTTTCCGCAACGTACAGCCCCAGATACAAATATTCGTGCTGGCGTTGCTGACACCATTCCAGCTGTTTCAGAATCGCGTAGGTGCCCAGCGAGTATCGCGAAAAAGCGGGGTCGTAGTAGGTGTACACCGCCGACATCGCCCGTTCGCCCAGATCCGCCACGGCCACGGCCACCAATTGACCTTCGTATGCAAACTGGAACTCGACCGTCCGACAAAACGTATCGACCAAAAACGCCCGGTAAGACAGTTGGTCAATGTCC from Roseimaritima ulvae includes these protein-coding regions:
- the floA gene encoding flotillin-like protein FloA (flotillin-like protein involved in membrane lipid rafts), with the protein product MWLIIAALVVVAFVLVLFGVFASYFGLWIQSLLTGAKVGFLDLIGMTFRKVNTRGIVRAKIMSVQSGLSDPDLTTRALEAHALAGGNVQQVTRALIAAKKAKTISLTFKEATAIDLAGRDVLESVQTSVYPKVIDCPPRGSAKASLDAVAKDGIQLKVKARVTVRANLQQLIGGATEETIIARVGEGIVSAIGSAASHKAVLENPDVISKAVLAKRLDSQTAFEIVSIDIADIDVGANIGARLQADQAEADTQVARARAENKRASAVAAEKEMEAKVEESRAQLVLAQAAVPEAMADAFRSGKLGILDYFKLQNISADTEMRKALAVTSKESTDAYSASNLSH